The proteins below come from a single Methyloprofundus sedimenti genomic window:
- the cobT gene encoding nicotinate-nucleotide--dimethylbenzimidazole phosphoribosyltransferase has product MDWLQHPIPQPDQRYKLTAIKRQEQLTKPAGSLGDLEDLAIRLAALQATNMPSVDKVWISIFAADHGIANAGVSAFPQAVTAEMVKNFVHGGAAISVLAKQHQAHLEIVDVGVASSLTELNIIHQKIALGTANFLTQPAMTEKQLLLALQAGKDAVTRALADNSDLFIAGDMGIANTSSATAIACRLLNINAQHLTGAGTGLDHSGIRHKVKIIQQALNKHASAGDLPLSVLQHFGGFEIAALTGAYLAAAQQRTPILVDGFICSVAALIATRINADIKPWLIFAHKSQEQGHQLILQALQAKALLNLNMRLGEASGAAVAIPLLRSACALHKQMATFAQAQVSDSNSKQTKSL; this is encoded by the coding sequence ATGGACTGGTTGCAACACCCTATTCCACAGCCAGATCAACGCTATAAACTAACGGCAATAAAGCGACAGGAGCAACTGACTAAGCCCGCTGGCTCCCTGGGTGATCTGGAAGACCTGGCGATACGGCTTGCGGCGCTACAGGCAACTAATATGCCTAGTGTCGATAAAGTATGGATCAGTATTTTTGCTGCTGACCATGGTATCGCCAATGCAGGTGTTTCTGCATTTCCTCAGGCAGTTACCGCTGAAATGGTAAAAAACTTTGTCCATGGCGGCGCTGCTATCAGTGTACTGGCAAAACAACACCAGGCACATCTTGAAATAGTCGATGTCGGGGTTGCCAGTTCATTGACTGAGTTAAATATTATTCATCAAAAAATAGCCTTAGGCACAGCTAACTTCTTGACTCAGCCCGCAATGACTGAAAAACAATTATTGCTGGCTTTACAGGCTGGAAAAGATGCAGTAACTAGAGCACTTGCTGATAATAGTGATCTGTTTATTGCTGGAGATATGGGTATTGCCAATACCAGTAGTGCTACAGCAATCGCCTGCAGATTACTGAATATAAATGCCCAGCACTTGACGGGGGCAGGTACAGGATTAGACCACTCAGGTATACGACACAAGGTTAAAATCATACAGCAAGCCTTAAATAAGCATGCCAGTGCAGGTGACTTGCCGCTCTCTGTCCTGCAACATTTCGGCGGCTTTGAAATAGCTGCCTTAACGGGCGCTTATCTGGCAGCGGCGCAACAACGCACACCTATTCTGGTGGATGGCTTTATCTGCAGTGTTGCTGCTTTAATCGCCACACGCATTAATGCTGATATAAAACCCTGGCTAATATTTGCACACAAATCGCAAGAACAAGGTCACCAATTAATTCTACAAGCGTTACAAGCCAAAGCACTGTTAAATCTTAATATGCGCCTGGGTGAAGCAAGCGGAGCAGCGGTTGCGATTCCCTTATTACGTTCAGCCTGTGCTTTACATAAGCAAATGGCAACATTTGCTCAGGCACAGGTCTCAGACAGTAATAGCAAGCAAACTAAATCGCTTTAA
- a CDS encoding universal stress protein: MHNYQHILLAADFSEHGQVVAQKARYLAAKYHAKLSVIHIVDNLPITDAAYGPVIPFDIDLNEQLINAATKRLAELGKQLSIPEDRQFLEMGSAKLEIVATAEEQHADLIVVGSHGRHGLALLLGSTANGVLHHAKCDVLAVRLKDD; encoded by the coding sequence ATGCATAACTATCAACATATTTTATTAGCTGCAGATTTTTCTGAACATGGTCAAGTCGTGGCTCAAAAAGCACGTTATTTAGCGGCAAAATATCACGCAAAGCTGAGTGTGATACATATAGTCGATAACTTGCCCATCACTGATGCTGCCTACGGACCGGTTATTCCTTTTGATATTGATTTAAATGAACAATTGATTAATGCAGCAACGAAACGATTGGCAGAACTGGGTAAACAACTGTCTATTCCTGAAGACAGACAGTTTCTGGAAATGGGCAGTGCCAAACTGGAAATCGTGGCTACTGCCGAGGAACAGCATGCAGACCTGATTGTAGTCGGCTCGCATGGTCGCCATGGTTTGGCTTTATTATTAGGTTCGACGGCTAACGGGGTTCTACATCATGCAAAATGCGATGTTCTGGCAGTACGTTTAAAGGATGATTAA
- the cobU gene encoding bifunctional adenosylcobinamide kinase/adenosylcobinamide-phosphate guanylyltransferase — translation MKHLILGGARSGKSNYAEQLAQTSNKQVIYIATGSAGDDEMLERISKHQAERPRYWETIEEPILIADVLAQYASTNNYLIVDCLTLWLSNILFNTRGEYQEDIFLQQKQALLEIVPDLHTDIAFVSNEVGLGVVSVDAMTRRFVDEAGKLHQQLAKICSHVTLVTAGLPLALKH, via the coding sequence ATGAAGCATCTAATTTTAGGTGGTGCACGCTCGGGCAAAAGTAATTATGCCGAACAACTCGCTCAAACGAGTAATAAACAAGTTATATACATTGCAACAGGGTCAGCAGGTGACGATGAAATGCTAGAGCGTATTAGCAAACATCAGGCTGAGCGACCTAGATACTGGGAAACCATTGAAGAACCTATTCTTATCGCAGATGTATTAGCGCAATATGCGAGTACCAATAATTACCTGATAGTGGACTGCTTAACCTTATGGTTAAGCAATATTCTCTTTAATACCCGGGGAGAATATCAGGAAGACATTTTTCTCCAGCAAAAACAAGCCCTGCTGGAAATAGTACCCGATTTACACACAGATATTGCTTTTGTCAGCAATGAAGTCGGTTTGGGAGTTGTTTCAGTGGATGCAATGACACGTCGCTTTGTTGATGAAGCAGGCAAACTGCATCAACAACTGGCAAAGATTTGCTCGCATGTTACTTTAGTAACAGCTGGATTACCCCTTGCGTTAAAGCATTAG